One genomic window of Marinobacter adhaerens HP15 includes the following:
- a CDS encoding type 2 periplasmic-binding domain-containing protein, giving the protein MHYLTFPIVIGLLVLFSKLAAASVPVAVGEGLKGVIGYSDGKLHGSLAPLYECVFDRADIQPQYIQVPLKRGLGYLHSGEVSMVLPLAQSERRDRIGEFAGELFSADYVFVSNRQLPPISETSGLKYGLPRSFVGEQFITDENPRIEEVTEWSQLVAMLHYDRLDAVVLPALLVEDLFGPDVVKVFQQTAGTLPVSLYLSRANLDSEDVGKIKRAVRSCRAGDLVSELR; this is encoded by the coding sequence ATGCATTATTTAACCTTTCCAATCGTCATTGGCCTGCTGGTTCTCTTTTCGAAACTTGCGGCCGCTTCGGTTCCTGTCGCCGTTGGTGAAGGATTGAAGGGCGTGATCGGGTACTCCGATGGCAAGCTCCATGGGTCCTTGGCGCCGCTCTACGAATGTGTCTTTGATCGCGCTGACATCCAACCCCAGTATATTCAGGTGCCTCTGAAAAGAGGCTTGGGGTATTTGCATTCGGGAGAAGTCTCGATGGTGCTGCCCCTTGCCCAGAGTGAGCGTCGGGACAGAATCGGCGAGTTCGCCGGTGAGTTGTTTTCGGCGGACTATGTTTTTGTCTCGAATCGCCAACTTCCGCCGATATCTGAAACCTCGGGCCTTAAATATGGGCTGCCTCGGAGCTTTGTTGGTGAACAGTTCATTACCGACGAAAACCCGAGAATCGAAGAAGTCACAGAGTGGTCCCAACTGGTTGCCATGCTTCACTATGACCGCCTGGATGCGGTCGTATTGCCGGCGCTTCTGGTGGAAGATCTCTTTGGTCCTGATGTGGTCAAGGTATTCCAGCAAACAGCGGGAACCCTCCCGGTTTCGCTTTACCTGTCTCGTGCGAATCTGGACAGCGAGGATGTGGGCAAGATCAAACGCGCAGTCAGGAGTTGTCGCGCCGGTGACCTGGTTTCCGAGCTGCGTTAG
- a CDS encoding type 2 periplasmic-binding domain-containing protein has product MKISTLAQCFLLLLTGFPLVANSEPLPRLTVLAAEIPGAAEPSLEGRDIELVLATFDECGFEAEFIMQPFERHARTYTDRQDFDAIATVPLHWRLPGYSTSAYIWYQNGAFYNHSRVGPIERLTDLAGLDVVTFREGVDVLGISDNVPEFASLTEIADQTIHSRLLFMGRVDAILADGFVVAEVNRRIFNKKRRGESWPSQSDAFRFAPIFNPAPHKMVFRNPAFAAAFDQCFDDLRQSGVIGLINQKYIDKYQNVLRFRYLGR; this is encoded by the coding sequence TTGAAGATTTCAACGCTCGCCCAGTGTTTTTTATTGCTTCTGACAGGGTTCCCGCTGGTCGCGAATTCGGAGCCACTGCCGCGGCTAACAGTTCTTGCTGCTGAGATACCGGGGGCAGCGGAGCCAAGTCTCGAGGGGCGAGATATTGAATTGGTTTTGGCGACTTTCGATGAGTGTGGATTTGAGGCCGAATTCATCATGCAGCCTTTTGAGCGCCATGCAAGGACCTACACGGATCGTCAGGACTTCGATGCTATTGCCACAGTACCTTTGCACTGGCGTCTTCCCGGTTATTCCACATCCGCCTACATCTGGTACCAGAACGGTGCCTTCTACAATCATTCTCGAGTAGGCCCGATCGAAAGGCTCACAGACCTCGCCGGTCTTGACGTGGTGACCTTCCGCGAAGGGGTCGATGTGCTGGGAATCAGCGACAACGTACCCGAATTCGCCTCCCTCACCGAGATCGCCGATCAGACCATTCACTCCCGGCTACTGTTTATGGGCCGGGTCGATGCGATCCTGGCCGACGGATTCGTGGTCGCGGAAGTGAATCGGAGAATCTTCAACAAGAAGCGCCGTGGTGAAAGCTGGCCCTCGCAGTCTGATGCTTTTCGTTTCGCGCCAATCTTTAACCCGGCGCCGCACAAGATGGTTTTTCGGAACCCCGCATTCGCCGCAGCCTTTGATCAATGCTTCGACGATTTGCGGCAATCGGGTGTGATTGGTCTGATCAATCAGAAATACATCGATAAGTATCAGAATGTGCTACGTTTCAGGTATCTGGGGCGATAA
- a CDS encoding DnaJ domain-containing protein, which produces MPLTLVAIVVAVVAWVWLRNQPASQRNAAILKLALLAGIGIVVLLAVTGRLHFVFAGLAFLYPLLRRLLPSLLRGGLGRVAGGAGAKSGNQSHVSSDILEMTLDHDSGIMSGRIIKGPMEGRELAELSESEFLELLRYCRGQDEDSARLLETYLDRRFGDSWRADDEAASESDPSDGSGNTGGPLTESEALDILGLEPGASREEIIKAHRRMMQKLHPDHGGSNYLAARINEAKECLLG; this is translated from the coding sequence GTGCCTTTAACGCTTGTTGCCATCGTTGTCGCAGTTGTGGCTTGGGTGTGGTTGCGCAATCAGCCTGCCAGTCAGCGCAATGCCGCCATTCTCAAGCTGGCTCTGCTGGCCGGTATCGGCATCGTCGTCTTGCTGGCTGTGACTGGGCGTTTGCATTTTGTCTTCGCCGGTTTGGCCTTTCTCTATCCTCTGTTGCGTCGCCTGCTGCCATCTCTGTTGCGTGGCGGGCTCGGTCGCGTGGCCGGCGGTGCCGGGGCCAAGTCGGGCAACCAGTCCCATGTTTCCAGCGATATTCTCGAAATGACTCTGGACCACGACTCGGGAATTATGAGCGGCAGGATCATCAAGGGCCCGATGGAAGGGAGAGAACTGGCGGAGCTAAGCGAAAGCGAGTTCCTCGAGCTATTGCGCTATTGCCGCGGCCAGGACGAGGATTCTGCCCGGCTCCTTGAAACTTACCTGGACCGCCGGTTCGGAGACTCCTGGCGAGCAGACGATGAGGCGGCCTCTGAAAGCGATCCGTCGGACGGCAGTGGCAATACGGGCGGCCCGCTTACTGAGAGCGAAGCGCTGGACATCCTGGGGCTTGAGCCCGGAGCCAGTCGGGAAGAGATCATCAAAGCCCATCGGAGGATGATGCAAAAACTTCACCCGGACCATGGTGGCAGCAATTACCTGGCGGCGCGCATCAATGAGGCCAAGGAGTGTCTCCTGGGCTGA
- a CDS encoding organic hydroperoxide resistance protein, whose protein sequence is MSIEQVLYRAHAEATGGRDGRAISSDGILDVELATPKEMGGAGGKGTNPEQLFAAGYSACFIGAMKFVAGRDKLKMPEDASIEGVVGIGQIPNGFGIEVELRISLPGMDDAEAKQLIDEAHKVCPYSNATRGNIDVTLNRVG, encoded by the coding sequence ATGTCTATCGAACAAGTGCTCTATCGTGCCCATGCAGAAGCAACCGGTGGTCGTGACGGCCGTGCCATTTCGTCCGACGGCATTCTTGATGTAGAGCTGGCAACCCCGAAAGAAATGGGCGGTGCCGGCGGCAAGGGGACCAACCCGGAGCAACTTTTTGCTGCAGGCTATTCCGCATGCTTTATCGGCGCCATGAAATTTGTGGCCGGTCGCGACAAGCTCAAGATGCCGGAAGATGCTTCCATTGAAGGCGTGGTTGGCATCGGCCAGATCCCCAATGGGTTTGGCATTGAAGTGGAATTGCGCATCAGCCTCCCGGGTATGGACGATGCGGAGGCCAAACAGCTGATCGATGAGGCGCACAAGGTTTGCCCATATTCCAACGCGACCCGTGGCAACATCGACGTAACACTCAACCGGGTAGGCTGA